In a single window of the Burkholderia contaminans genome:
- a CDS encoding SfnB family sulfur acquisition oxidoreductase — MSTEIIEENVQPQVGATPVPVIGSDAEALDVAHQVAARLVEHAALRDRERKLPFDEIELFSSSGLWGITVPREYGGAEVSNVTLAEVIAIVSQADPSLGQIPQNHYCLIEDIRLEGTNAQKRFFFDLVLKGTRYGNAFSEAGGKNVLDIQTRVHRDGDAFVLNGRKFYSTGTLFAHWIPVLALDESDQAVLAFVRQGAPGLTVVDDWSGFGQRTTASGTVIVENVRVSPFEIFHTQRSYDRPTFAGPFAQITTAAIDLGIARAALQDTIAFVQQHARPWIDSGVERASEDPLTVAQIGDIAYRVHAAEALLARSGRFVDAAKREPSEETVAQAAIAVGEAKIATTEVSLLAASKLFELGGSKSTLAKYNFDRHWRNARVHTLHDPVRWKYHAIGNYYLNGVKPARHSWN, encoded by the coding sequence ATGTCCACGGAAATCATCGAAGAAAACGTGCAACCGCAAGTGGGCGCCACGCCCGTTCCCGTCATCGGCTCGGATGCCGAGGCACTCGACGTCGCGCATCAGGTCGCGGCACGATTGGTCGAACACGCCGCGTTGCGCGACCGCGAGCGGAAGCTGCCGTTCGACGAGATCGAGCTGTTCTCGTCGAGCGGCCTGTGGGGCATTACCGTGCCGCGCGAGTACGGCGGCGCGGAGGTGTCGAACGTGACCCTCGCGGAAGTGATCGCGATCGTTTCGCAGGCGGACCCGTCGCTCGGCCAGATCCCGCAGAACCACTACTGCCTGATCGAGGACATTCGCCTCGAAGGCACCAATGCGCAGAAGCGCTTCTTCTTCGATCTCGTGCTGAAGGGCACCCGCTATGGGAATGCATTCTCCGAAGCGGGTGGCAAGAACGTGCTCGACATCCAGACGCGGGTGCATCGCGACGGCGACGCGTTCGTGCTGAACGGCCGCAAGTTCTATTCGACCGGCACGCTGTTCGCGCACTGGATTCCGGTGCTCGCGCTCGACGAATCGGACCAGGCCGTGCTCGCTTTCGTGCGGCAGGGCGCGCCCGGTTTGACCGTCGTGGATGACTGGAGCGGCTTCGGGCAGCGCACGACCGCGAGCGGCACGGTGATCGTCGAGAACGTGCGGGTGAGCCCGTTCGAGATCTTCCACACGCAGCGTTCGTACGACCGCCCGACCTTCGCGGGCCCGTTCGCGCAGATCACGACCGCCGCGATCGATCTCGGCATTGCGCGCGCCGCGTTGCAGGACACGATCGCGTTCGTGCAGCAGCATGCGCGCCCGTGGATCGACAGCGGTGTCGAACGCGCGAGCGAAGACCCGCTGACGGTCGCGCAGATCGGCGACATCGCGTACCGCGTGCACGCGGCCGAAGCGCTGCTCGCGCGCTCGGGCCGCTTCGTCGACGCGGCGAAGCGCGAGCCGAGCGAGGAGACGGTGGCGCAGGCCGCGATCGCGGTGGGCGAGGCAAAGATCGCGACGACCGAGGTATCGCTGCTCGCGGCGAGCAAGCTGTTCGAACTCGGCGGCAGCAAGTCGACGCTGGCGAAATACAACTTCGACCGCCATTGGCGCAACGCACGCGTGCATACGCTGCACGACCCGGTGCGCTGGAAGTATCACGCGATCGGCAACTACTACCTCAATGGCGTGAAGCCCGCGCGCCATTCCTGGAATTGA
- a CDS encoding LysE family translocator: protein MHTSGSLYGFLVIGGMLAITPGPNMVYVMSRSIAQGRTAGLISLGGVMIGYLFYMFGAAFGITTLFMSVPYAGSGLAVVGAAYLLYLAWQAVRPGGRSPFEVQALPRERPLRLLAMGATTSVLNPKLAMLFISLLPQFIDYRNGSVLGQSLFLGSLLIVAFASANGLVAICSSSIATFLHGRPMLLLAQRWAMGLILGGLGVQMVVDAAKMAGGA, encoded by the coding sequence ATGCATACGTCCGGATCGCTCTATGGATTTCTCGTCATCGGCGGCATGCTCGCGATCACGCCGGGGCCGAACATGGTCTACGTGATGTCGCGCTCGATCGCGCAGGGACGCACGGCGGGGCTCATTTCACTCGGCGGCGTGATGATCGGCTACCTGTTCTACATGTTCGGTGCGGCGTTCGGGATCACGACGCTGTTCATGAGCGTGCCCTATGCAGGCAGCGGGCTGGCCGTGGTTGGTGCGGCGTATCTGCTGTATCTCGCTTGGCAGGCCGTCAGGCCCGGTGGCCGCTCGCCGTTCGAGGTGCAGGCATTGCCGAGAGAGCGCCCCCTGCGGCTGCTCGCGATGGGCGCGACGACCAGCGTGCTGAACCCGAAGCTCGCGATGCTGTTCATTTCGTTGCTGCCGCAGTTCATCGACTATCGGAACGGCAGCGTGCTCGGGCAATCGCTGTTTCTCGGTTCGCTGCTGATCGTCGCGTTCGCTTCCGCGAACGGGCTGGTGGCGATCTGTTCGAGCAGCATCGCGACGTTCCTGCACGGGCGCCCGATGCTGCTGCTCGCGCAGCGCTGGGCAATGGGGCTCATTCTTGGCGGGCTCGGCGTGCAGATGGTGGTCGATGCGGCGAAGATGGCGGGCGGGGCATAG
- a CDS encoding APC family permease, whose translation MSHPVSSAQALPAHNAVPPAGGLRRNYLSLPELIAQSIGLVGVSGGIGVLIPAVFATAGNGTWLAYLFAIVALLFASWSISVFARDSASPGALYAYVSAGIGPVWGAICGWSLLIAYAVAAAGILQGTINTFLVLGRETGLLGSATPLGAVLGLTVVTAFAAWYIAFRDIRLSTRFTLFVELATLLLIAVVVIGTIAFGGHPVDRAQLTLEGVKPTQLQLGMVLAFFSFTGFESATVLGAEARDPFRAIPRAVLISVVGPAILFVIGAYGMVSAFHGQTPPLDQVDGPLAVLAHRLGAGWVGVLIDAGVALSFFAAFFSSINAAARIVYTFGRQGVLHASTGQAHERNATPHVAVALITVLALATALVFTARGTALLDSYGYLSSIATYGWLLAYVLVAIGAPLYLRRQGRLRVRHVAISVVAVVLLAIPLAGSVYPVPAGVYAWLPYVFVALLAIGLGWFLVLRVRFPERLRELEAELLTK comes from the coding sequence ATGAGTCATCCCGTAAGTTCCGCGCAGGCATTGCCTGCGCACAATGCCGTGCCGCCGGCGGGCGGCCTGCGACGCAACTACCTGAGCCTGCCCGAACTGATCGCGCAGTCGATCGGCCTCGTCGGCGTGTCGGGCGGGATCGGTGTGCTGATCCCCGCCGTCTTCGCGACGGCCGGTAACGGCACGTGGCTGGCCTACCTGTTCGCGATCGTCGCGCTGCTGTTCGCATCGTGGAGCATCTCGGTGTTCGCGCGCGACTCGGCGTCGCCGGGCGCGCTGTATGCGTACGTGTCGGCCGGCATCGGGCCGGTCTGGGGCGCGATCTGCGGCTGGTCGCTGCTGATCGCCTATGCGGTGGCCGCCGCGGGCATCCTGCAGGGGACGATCAACACGTTTCTGGTGCTGGGCCGCGAAACCGGACTGCTCGGCAGCGCAACGCCGCTCGGCGCGGTGCTCGGGCTCACGGTCGTCACCGCGTTCGCCGCGTGGTACATCGCGTTTCGCGATATCCGGTTGTCCACGCGCTTCACGCTGTTCGTCGAACTCGCGACGCTGCTGCTGATCGCCGTCGTCGTGATCGGGACGATCGCGTTCGGCGGGCATCCGGTCGATCGCGCGCAACTGACGCTGGAAGGCGTGAAGCCGACGCAGTTGCAGCTCGGGATGGTGCTCGCGTTCTTCAGCTTCACGGGGTTCGAGAGCGCGACCGTGCTCGGCGCGGAAGCGCGGGACCCGTTCCGTGCGATTCCGCGTGCGGTGCTGATCAGCGTCGTCGGGCCGGCAATCCTGTTCGTGATCGGCGCGTACGGGATGGTGAGCGCGTTCCACGGGCAGACGCCGCCGCTCGATCAGGTCGACGGCCCGCTCGCGGTGCTCGCGCATCGGCTCGGGGCCGGCTGGGTCGGCGTGCTGATCGACGCGGGCGTGGCGCTGAGTTTCTTCGCGGCATTCTTCTCGTCGATCAATGCGGCGGCGCGGATCGTCTATACGTTCGGACGGCAGGGCGTGCTGCACGCGTCGACGGGCCAGGCGCACGAGCGCAATGCGACGCCCCACGTCGCGGTGGCGCTGATCACGGTGCTGGCGCTGGCCACCGCACTGGTGTTCACCGCGCGCGGCACCGCGCTGCTCGATTCGTATGGCTATCTCAGTTCGATCGCGACGTACGGCTGGCTGCTTGCGTACGTGCTGGTGGCGATCGGCGCGCCGCTTTACTTGCGCCGGCAGGGCCGGCTGCGCGTGCGGCATGTGGCGATCAGCGTCGTGGCGGTCGTGCTGCTCGCGATTCCGCTGGCCGGCAGCGTGTATCCGGTGCCGGCGGGCGTCTATGCGTGGCTGCCGTATGTGTTCGTCGCATTGCTGGCGATCGGGCTCGGGTGGTTCCTGGTGCTGCGCGTCCGGTTTCCGGAACGGTTGCGCGAGCTGGAGGCCGAGTTGCTGACGAAGTGA
- a CDS encoding sulfite exporter TauE/SafE family protein has protein sequence MATPAAMGLQLTLATILIAFAGVFVIAFMRGAFGGGFAIIGIPLLSLVMDPVTAGGLLAPLFIAMDLFALRYWKPSTWSKPDLVLLLPGLVVGIGFGYLAFRFLDHRAIELLMAVVTLVFVGLWVRGGAEPTVRPRSSPKAVSAGLASGVTTMVAHSGGPPLAMYLLPLGLSKEMYAGTTSLFFTVGNAIKAVPWLLIVQPTANVWALMAVCLLAIPAGVVFGWRLHGRLDQRLIYRSCYGLLAVTALKLLWDGVSGYLA, from the coding sequence ATGGCGACCCCTGCTGCGATGGGCCTGCAATTGACGCTGGCCACGATCCTGATCGCGTTTGCCGGCGTGTTCGTGATCGCGTTCATGCGCGGCGCGTTCGGTGGTGGATTCGCGATCATCGGCATTCCGCTGCTGTCCCTCGTGATGGACCCCGTGACGGCCGGCGGCTTGCTCGCCCCGCTGTTCATCGCGATGGACCTGTTCGCGCTGCGGTACTGGAAGCCGTCGACATGGTCGAAGCCCGACCTCGTGCTGCTCCTGCCGGGGCTGGTGGTCGGTATCGGGTTCGGTTACCTGGCTTTCCGCTTCCTCGACCATCGCGCCATCGAGCTTTTGATGGCGGTGGTCACGCTGGTCTTCGTCGGGCTGTGGGTGAGGGGCGGGGCGGAGCCGACGGTTCGTCCGCGTTCGTCGCCGAAGGCAGTCTCGGCCGGCCTTGCATCGGGCGTCACGACGATGGTCGCGCACTCGGGCGGGCCGCCGCTCGCGATGTATCTGCTGCCGCTTGGCCTCAGCAAGGAGATGTACGCGGGAACGACGAGCCTGTTCTTCACCGTGGGCAATGCGATCAAGGCAGTGCCGTGGCTGCTGATCGTGCAGCCGACCGCGAACGTCTGGGCGTTGATGGCGGTGTGCCTGCTTGCCATTCCGGCCGGCGTGGTGTTCGGCTGGCGGCTTCACGGCAGGCTGGACCAGCGCCTGATCTACCGGAGCTGCTACGGATTGCTGGCGGTGACCGCATTGAAACTGCTCTGGGACGGCGTTTCCGGCTATCTCGCGTAA
- a CDS encoding LysR substrate-binding domain-containing protein, with amino-acid sequence MNYRRLTPSMSLLLVFEAAARHESYTRAADELSLSQSAISRQVQTLEDQLGVSLFRREGRSVKLTEVGRRYFVELSGALGRIRGATLQAMSHQAGAGTLRLATLPTFGSKWLLPHLHDFYAAHPGVTVHLHSRIGAIDFLNDDLDAAITVGAGDWPGLHAHRLYNEFLIAIAPPDAGSASRRKADARTPAWAAKQTLLGVTSNQQAWAEWFSHYRLDHRQMRIGPSFELTSHLIQAVRAGMGIGLVPKVLVEDELSRHELVSIGDAITSQRSYYLVYPPGNETLPSLVAFREWLLKSC; translated from the coding sequence ATGAATTACCGTCGCCTCACCCCGTCGATGTCGCTGCTGCTGGTGTTCGAGGCCGCCGCGCGGCATGAAAGCTACACGCGCGCGGCCGACGAGCTGTCGCTGAGCCAGAGCGCGATCAGCCGCCAGGTCCAGACGCTGGAGGATCAGCTCGGCGTGTCGCTGTTCCGGCGCGAGGGCCGCTCGGTGAAGCTGACGGAAGTCGGGCGCCGCTATTTCGTCGAGCTGAGCGGCGCATTGGGGCGCATCCGCGGCGCGACGCTGCAGGCGATGTCGCACCAGGCGGGCGCCGGCACGCTGCGGCTCGCGACGCTGCCCACCTTCGGCTCGAAATGGCTGTTGCCGCACCTGCACGACTTCTACGCCGCGCATCCGGGCGTGACCGTGCACCTCCATTCGCGGATCGGCGCCATCGATTTCCTCAACGACGACCTCGATGCGGCCATCACCGTCGGCGCGGGCGACTGGCCGGGCCTGCACGCTCACCGGCTGTACAACGAGTTCCTGATCGCGATCGCGCCGCCGGACGCGGGCAGCGCAAGCCGCCGCAAGGCCGACGCACGCACGCCGGCGTGGGCCGCGAAGCAGACGCTGCTCGGCGTGACGAGCAACCAGCAGGCGTGGGCGGAGTGGTTTTCGCACTATCGGCTCGACCATCGGCAGATGCGCATCGGCCCGAGCTTCGAGCTGACGTCGCACCTGATCCAGGCGGTGCGGGCCGGGATGGGGATCGGGCTGGTGCCGAAGGTGCTGGTGGAAGACGAGCTGAGCCGGCACGAGCTCGTGTCGATCGGCGACGCGATCACCAGCCAGCGCAGCTACTACCTCGTCTACCCGCCGGGGAACGAGACGCTGCCGTCGCTCGTCGCGTTCCGCGAATGGCTGCTGAAATCCTGCTGA
- the ydiJ gene encoding D-2-hydroxyglutarate dehydrogenase YdiJ, whose protein sequence is MSIAPLPRPASPPAHAYRDFLAALQAAGFAGEIRADHANRTVQATDNSIYQRLPQAVICPAHADDVRLLARLLAEPAHRDVAVAARGGGTGTNGQSLTDGVVVDLSRNMNRILEIDVEQRWVRVQAGVVKDQLNAALKPHGLFFAPELSTSNRATVGGMINTDASGQGSCTYGKTRDHVLELEFVLMGGEQLHSDALADDELERRCAREDRIGKVYRTARRISDDKAALIEAKFPKLNRCLTGYDLAHLREPDGRFNLNSVLCGAEGSLGFVVEAKLNVLPIPKYSVLVNVRYAGFMDALRDARALLAHQPLSIETVDSKVLMLAMKDFVWSSVAEYFPQDDARPTLGINLIEFSGDDAQDVDARVSAFVDHLRSDKSVERLGHTLAAGDDAVKRVYAMRKRAVGLLGNVQGEARPQPFVEDTAVPPENLPAYIAEFRALLDAHGLQYGMFGHVDAGVLHVRPALDMKDPKQAALVRPVSDAVAELTQRHGGLLWGEHGKGVRSEYAPAFFGELYPSLQQLKAAFDPHNQFNPGKIATPPEPAMRLLKIDEVPTRGDHDRQIDERVWQSYGTAMHCNGNGACYNFDPDDAMCPSWKATRERMQSPKGRASLMREWLRLQGQAGVDVVAAARARQPFLGSLATRWRNSRAARNGEADFSHEVYDAMAGCLACKSCAGQCPVKVNVPEFRSRFLELYHQRYLRPLRDYLIGSLEFTMPWMARVPALYNGLMRAGWVRTVLERHVGMVDSPLLSRFDLAAVIRQWQVKPADPQALAALGDAQRARSVVIVQDTFTRYFDTEQLATLIELAARMGFQVWLAPLAPNGKALHVQGFLRAFERAAIRNATQLAALARSGVALVGLDPAMTLTYRQEYLKVTGLTDVPKVALPQEWLLQALPEAGTGAGAGVVPASYRLLPHCTEKTNAPDSGKQWAQVFARRGLRLQVQATGCCGMSGTYGHEARNLATSKTIYAQSWAAHVDGPEEEGEALATGYSCRSQVKRMSSKQVRHPLQALLDHVRAVG, encoded by the coding sequence ATGTCGATCGCCCCGTTGCCCCGTCCCGCCAGCCCGCCCGCGCATGCATACCGTGACTTTCTCGCCGCGCTGCAGGCCGCCGGATTCGCCGGGGAAATCCGCGCGGACCATGCGAACCGGACGGTGCAGGCCACCGACAATTCGATCTACCAGCGCCTGCCGCAAGCGGTGATCTGCCCCGCGCATGCGGACGACGTCCGGCTGCTGGCGCGGCTGCTCGCCGAGCCCGCGCATCGCGACGTCGCGGTGGCCGCGCGCGGCGGCGGCACGGGCACCAACGGGCAGTCGCTGACCGACGGCGTGGTGGTCGACCTGTCGCGCAACATGAACCGGATCCTCGAAATCGACGTCGAGCAGCGCTGGGTGCGCGTGCAGGCGGGCGTCGTCAAGGATCAGCTCAATGCGGCGCTGAAGCCGCACGGGCTGTTCTTCGCGCCGGAACTGTCGACGTCGAACCGCGCGACCGTCGGCGGGATGATCAACACCGACGCGAGCGGGCAGGGCAGCTGCACGTACGGCAAGACGCGTGACCACGTGCTCGAGCTCGAATTCGTGCTGATGGGCGGCGAGCAGCTGCACAGCGACGCGCTCGCGGACGACGAGCTCGAGCGCCGCTGCGCGCGCGAGGACCGCATCGGCAAGGTCTACCGCACCGCGCGACGCATCAGCGACGACAAGGCGGCGCTGATCGAAGCGAAGTTTCCGAAGCTCAACCGCTGCCTGACCGGCTACGATCTCGCGCATCTGCGCGAACCCGACGGCCGCTTCAACCTGAACAGCGTGCTGTGCGGCGCCGAAGGCTCACTCGGCTTCGTCGTCGAAGCGAAGCTCAACGTGCTGCCGATCCCGAAGTATTCGGTGCTGGTGAACGTGCGCTACGCGGGCTTCATGGACGCGCTGCGCGACGCCCGCGCGCTGCTCGCGCACCAGCCGCTGTCGATCGAGACGGTCGATTCGAAGGTGCTGATGCTGGCGATGAAGGATTTCGTGTGGAGCAGCGTGGCCGAGTATTTCCCGCAGGACGACGCCCGGCCGACGCTCGGCATCAACCTGATCGAATTCAGCGGCGACGATGCGCAGGACGTCGATGCGCGCGTGAGCGCGTTCGTCGATCATCTGCGTAGCGACAAGAGCGTGGAGCGCCTGGGCCACACGCTCGCGGCCGGCGACGACGCGGTGAAGCGCGTGTATGCGATGCGCAAGCGCGCGGTCGGCCTGCTCGGCAACGTGCAGGGCGAGGCGCGCCCGCAGCCGTTCGTCGAGGATACCGCGGTGCCGCCCGAGAACCTTCCCGCGTACATCGCCGAATTCCGCGCGCTGCTCGACGCCCATGGGCTGCAATACGGGATGTTCGGGCACGTCGATGCGGGCGTGCTGCACGTGCGGCCGGCGCTCGACATGAAGGACCCGAAGCAGGCGGCGCTGGTGCGGCCGGTGTCGGATGCGGTGGCCGAACTCACGCAGCGCCACGGCGGCCTGTTGTGGGGCGAGCACGGCAAGGGCGTGCGCTCCGAATATGCGCCGGCGTTCTTCGGCGAACTGTATCCGTCGCTGCAGCAACTGAAGGCCGCGTTCGATCCGCACAACCAGTTCAACCCGGGCAAGATCGCGACGCCGCCGGAGCCCGCGATGCGGCTGCTGAAGATCGACGAAGTGCCGACGCGCGGCGACCACGACCGGCAGATCGACGAGCGTGTGTGGCAGAGCTACGGCACCGCGATGCACTGCAACGGCAACGGCGCGTGCTACAACTTCGATCCGGACGACGCGATGTGCCCGTCGTGGAAGGCGACGCGCGAACGCATGCAATCGCCGAAGGGGCGTGCGTCGCTGATGCGCGAATGGTTGCGCCTGCAAGGGCAGGCCGGCGTCGACGTCGTCGCGGCGGCGCGTGCGCGGCAGCCGTTCCTGGGCAGCCTTGCCACGCGCTGGCGCAACAGCCGCGCGGCGCGCAACGGCGAAGCAGATTTCTCGCACGAGGTGTACGACGCGATGGCCGGGTGCCTAGCGTGCAAGTCGTGCGCGGGGCAGTGCCCGGTGAAGGTGAACGTGCCGGAGTTTCGTTCGCGTTTCCTCGAGCTGTATCACCAGCGTTACCTGCGTCCGCTGCGCGACTACCTGATCGGCTCGCTCGAATTCACGATGCCGTGGATGGCGCGGGTGCCCGCGCTGTACAACGGGCTGATGCGGGCGGGATGGGTGCGCACGGTGCTGGAGCGGCACGTCGGCATGGTCGACAGCCCGCTGCTGAGCCGCTTCGATCTCGCGGCCGTGATTCGCCAATGGCAAGTGAAGCCGGCCGACCCGCAGGCGCTCGCCGCGCTGGGCGACGCGCAGCGCGCACGCAGCGTCGTCATCGTGCAGGACACCTTCACGCGCTATTTCGATACCGAGCAACTGGCGACGCTGATCGAACTGGCGGCGCGTATGGGCTTTCAGGTGTGGCTCGCGCCGCTGGCGCCGAACGGCAAGGCGCTGCACGTGCAGGGCTTTCTGCGCGCATTCGAGCGGGCCGCGATCCGCAATGCGACGCAACTCGCCGCGCTGGCGCGTTCGGGCGTCGCGCTGGTCGGCCTCGATCCGGCGATGACGCTCACGTATCGGCAGGAATACCTGAAGGTGACGGGGCTCACCGACGTGCCGAAGGTCGCGCTGCCGCAGGAATGGCTGCTGCAGGCGCTGCCGGAAGCCGGTACGGGAGCGGGTGCCGGCGTCGTGCCCGCGTCGTACCGGTTGCTGCCGCACTGCACCGAGAAGACCAACGCGCCCGACAGCGGCAAGCAATGGGCACAGGTATTCGCGCGACGCGGGCTGCGGTTGCAGGTCCAGGCGACCGGGTGTTGCGGGATGTCGGGTACCTACGGGCACGAGGCGCGCAATCTCGCGACGTCGAAGACGATCTACGCGCAGTCGTGGGCGGCGCACGTGGATGGGCCGGAGGAAGAGGGCGAGGCGCTGGCGACCGGCTATTCGTGCCGCAGCCAGGTGAAGCGGATGTCGTCGAAGCAGGTGCGGCATCCGTTGCAGGCGCTGCTCGATCACGTGCGGGCGGTGGGGTGA
- a CDS encoding LysR substrate-binding domain-containing protein codes for MKKLDLDVLAMVVAVAESGSFAQGAQAVHRSPSAVSMQIKALEDALGKPLFIRDTRNVTPTDDGTMLAEYGRRMLAMRDEAWASVVRPEVRGRVTIGVPDDYISSLLPQVLGKFAAMHPRVEIRVIGQPSSALVPMLKDNTVDLACLTRIKGVTGELIRLEPLVWVGSPKRNVWEERPLPVAFFTHGGSMARDHAVKALNRRKIPYRMSYESPSHLGLLSMVEAGLAVAPLARCCIPDHLVQLSESHGLPPLGEMEVVLARSAQSARPPCDYLAEQILGEWRT; via the coding sequence ATGAAGAAGCTCGACCTCGATGTGCTCGCGATGGTGGTGGCCGTGGCGGAATCCGGATCCTTTGCGCAGGGCGCGCAGGCCGTGCACCGGTCGCCGTCGGCGGTGAGCATGCAGATCAAGGCGCTGGAAGACGCGCTCGGCAAGCCGCTCTTCATCCGCGACACGCGCAACGTGACGCCGACCGACGACGGCACGATGCTCGCCGAATACGGCCGCCGGATGCTGGCGATGCGCGACGAGGCGTGGGCGTCGGTCGTGCGCCCGGAGGTCCGCGGCCGCGTGACGATCGGCGTGCCCGACGATTACATTTCGTCGCTGCTGCCGCAGGTGCTCGGCAAGTTCGCCGCGATGCATCCGCGCGTGGAAATACGCGTGATCGGCCAGCCGAGCAGCGCGCTCGTGCCGATGCTGAAGGACAACACGGTCGACCTCGCGTGCCTCACGCGGATCAAGGGGGTGACCGGCGAGCTGATTCGGCTCGAACCGCTCGTCTGGGTCGGGTCGCCGAAGCGCAACGTGTGGGAAGAGCGGCCGCTGCCGGTGGCCTTTTTCACGCACGGCGGCAGCATGGCGCGCGATCACGCGGTCAAGGCGCTGAACCGGCGGAAGATCCCGTACCGGATGTCGTACGAGAGCCCGAGCCACCTCGGCCTGCTCAGCATGGTGGAGGCGGGGCTCGCGGTCGCGCCGCTGGCGCGCTGCTGCATTCCCGATCACCTCGTGCAACTGTCGGAAAGCCACGGGCTGCCGCCGCTCGGCGAAATGGAGGTCGTGCTCGCGCGCAGCGCGCAGTCCGCGCGCCCGCCGTGCGACTACCTGGCCGAGCAGATTCTCGGCGAATGGCGCACCTGA
- a CDS encoding DNA-binding protein, whose translation MCAMAYAEFQQELKKAQLTAREFARLIRMNESSITNYSSKGTVPSHLAVIAKLIGTMAAHEIDFRRVIRQMRIEPKRPRGGGAFPAVEKPRSGKTAKADA comes from the coding sequence ATGTGTGCAATGGCGTATGCGGAATTTCAACAGGAGTTGAAGAAGGCACAGCTGACGGCGCGAGAGTTCGCCCGCCTGATCCGGATGAACGAAAGCTCGATCACGAACTATTCGAGCAAGGGCACGGTCCCGTCCCACCTCGCGGTCATCGCGAAACTGATCGGCACGATGGCGGCGCACGAGATCGATTTCCGGCGCGTGATCCGGCAGATGCGGATCGAACCGAAACGGCCGCGCGGCGGCGGTGCGTTTCCCGCGGTGGAAAAACCCCGTTCCGGAAAAACGGCGAAAGCAGACGCCTGA
- a CDS encoding PLP-dependent aminotransferase family protein — protein sequence MTKAECTAVYLSAIKTLTSVQYSLLSVQSMSNSEYLQLADAIAAQIADGTLRPGDRLPPQRHFADQHAIAASTAGRVYAELLRRGLVVGEVGRGTFVSGETRRGAAAPGEPRGVRIDFEFNYPTVPAQTALITRSLRGLHRPAELDAALREATSTGTPVIRSVAAAYLAQHEWAPSPDQLVFTGNGRQSIAAAVAAVVPTGGRCGVEALTYPFIKGIAAKLGISLVPLAMDDDGVRPDAVQKAHREARLSAIYVQPAIQNPLGTTMSAARRADLLRVVDKLDIPVIEDNVYGFLGDEPPLAALAPDACIVIDSLSKRVTPGLTLGFIVPPPRLRESVMASVRSGGWTASGFAFAAAQRLMRDGTVAELARLKRIDAIARQALAIERLAGFDVRTNGKCYHLWLTLPAHWRSQALVAAAARRDIGLTPSTTFAVSSGHAPNAIRLALAAPSMDQLDAGLRTLTAMLNGREGDFDATE from the coding sequence TTGACGAAAGCAGAATGCACCGCCGTCTATCTCAGTGCAATTAAAACATTGACCTCGGTGCAATATTCATTGTTATCGGTGCAATCCATGTCGAATTCCGAATACCTGCAGTTGGCCGACGCGATCGCCGCCCAAATTGCCGACGGCACGCTCAGGCCGGGCGACCGCCTGCCTCCGCAGCGTCATTTCGCCGACCAGCATGCGATCGCCGCATCGACGGCGGGACGGGTTTACGCGGAACTGTTACGGCGCGGCCTTGTGGTCGGCGAAGTCGGCCGAGGCACTTTCGTGTCGGGTGAGACGCGACGCGGGGCCGCTGCGCCGGGCGAGCCGCGCGGCGTTCGGATCGATTTCGAGTTCAACTACCCGACCGTCCCGGCCCAGACCGCGTTGATCACCAGAAGCCTGCGCGGATTGCACCGACCTGCGGAGCTCGACGCCGCGTTACGCGAGGCGACGAGTACCGGGACCCCGGTCATCCGAAGCGTTGCCGCCGCGTATCTGGCGCAGCATGAATGGGCCCCATCGCCCGACCAGCTCGTGTTTACCGGCAACGGGCGGCAAAGCATCGCCGCGGCCGTTGCCGCGGTCGTGCCGACCGGCGGACGCTGTGGCGTGGAGGCATTGACCTACCCGTTCATCAAGGGCATCGCGGCCAAGCTGGGGATCTCGCTGGTGCCACTGGCGATGGACGACGACGGCGTGCGGCCCGACGCCGTGCAAAAGGCCCACCGCGAGGCCAGGCTGTCGGCGATCTACGTTCAGCCAGCCATCCAGAATCCGCTCGGCACGACGATGAGCGCCGCTCGCCGCGCCGATCTGCTGCGTGTCGTCGACAAACTCGACATACCGGTCATCGAAGACAACGTGTACGGCTTTCTCGGCGACGAGCCGCCGCTGGCCGCACTCGCCCCGGACGCCTGCATCGTGATCGACAGCCTGTCCAAGCGGGTCACGCCAGGCCTGACCCTCGGCTTCATCGTGCCGCCGCCGCGGCTGCGCGAAAGCGTGATGGCGTCGGTACGCTCGGGGGGATGGACCGCTTCCGGGTTCGCGTTTGCAGCCGCTCAGCGCTTGATGCGTGACGGCACCGTGGCCGAACTCGCGAGATTGAAACGCATCGACGCAATTGCACGTCAGGCGCTGGCGATCGAGCGTCTGGCGGGTTTCGATGTCCGGACCAACGGCAAGTGCTATCACCTGTGGCTGACGTTGCCGGCGCACTGGCGTTCGCAGGCCCTCGTCGCAGCCGCGGCCCGGCGCGACATCGGGCTGACGCCGTCGACCACCTTCGCCGTTTCGTCCGGCCATGCGCCGAACGCGATCAGGCTCGCGCTGGCCGCGCCGAGCATGGATCAGCTCGACGCCGGCCTGCGCACGCTGACCGCGATGCTGAACGGCCGCGAGGGCGATTTCGACGCGACCGAGTGA